From Micromonospora echinospora, one genomic window encodes:
- a CDS encoding rhodanese-like domain-containing protein — MFGPEIPTVTVNEITDATYLLDVREDGEWAAGHAPGAHHVPMTELPARLAEVPNDVDVAVICRSGGRSAHVVAHLVQNGWDRVRNVEGGMQQWAAAGRPVTTDSGAPGQVA; from the coding sequence GTGTTCGGACCCGAGATTCCCACCGTGACCGTGAACGAGATCACCGACGCCACCTACCTGCTGGATGTGCGGGAGGACGGCGAGTGGGCGGCGGGGCACGCCCCCGGCGCGCACCACGTGCCCATGACGGAACTGCCCGCCCGGCTCGCCGAGGTGCCCAACGACGTCGACGTCGCGGTGATCTGCCGCTCCGGCGGCCGCTCGGCGCACGTCGTCGCGCACCTGGTGCAGAACGGGTGGGACCGGGTCCGCAACGTCGAGGGCGGGATGCAGCAGTGGGCCGCCGCCGGACGGCCGGTGACCACCGACAGTGGAGCCCCTGGTCAGGTCGCCTAG
- a CDS encoding ATP-binding protein, with the protein MRQGGTGVSARSAERSWCVVVPHHASGARLARHRLAAVLADEVPPALLADLVAVLAELVGNAVRHADPLPGGVVRVAWRLRPEGDGQHVRVRVTDGGAASAPRMRAAGLDAADGRGLHIVAGLASRWGVDRDGLGQSVWADFDPAEVGRADLVAAG; encoded by the coding sequence ATGCGGCAAGGAGGCACGGGCGTGTCGGCGAGGTCGGCGGAGCGGTCCTGGTGCGTGGTGGTGCCCCACCACGCGAGTGGAGCGCGCCTGGCCCGGCACCGGCTGGCCGCCGTGCTCGCCGACGAGGTGCCGCCGGCCCTGCTGGCCGACCTGGTGGCGGTCCTCGCCGAGCTGGTCGGCAACGCGGTCCGGCACGCCGACCCCCTACCCGGCGGGGTGGTCCGGGTGGCCTGGCGGTTACGCCCCGAGGGCGACGGGCAGCACGTCCGGGTCCGGGTCACCGACGGCGGGGCGGCTTCGGCGCCCCGGATGCGGGCGGCCGGTCTGGACGCGGCCGACGGTCGTGGGCTGCACATCGTCGCCGGCCTGGCGAGCCGGTGGGGCGTCGACCGCGACGGTCTCGGGCAGAGCGTCTGGGCCGACTTCGACCCGGCCGAGGTGGGCCGGGCCGACCTGGTGGCCGCCGGCTGA
- a CDS encoding ATP-binding protein, translating to MPERPDYAALVAGHTVVVERINSGDSGLPVLTQLLRVAQPALGAAGMAFVEFTPNGGRVIAATGAAEWAIGRPLPLSDPATAFLMQGPRVQRVRADRFTGNLAEELARRGLCWLVAARAEIGGRAVGSLHALHPTSDGEATGESAVIGYLATCIAHMYGDQTGLPVHGDGPVVAALADGLAVVDGDGYVRLWNPAAAQVTGRSTGQALGQPLPFPLPPPGQVLDHRLPDGRWLRITSGELPGPGALRVATFRDVTDQQHRDQERDLFVAVTSHELRTPVTVIKGYANTLTDHWDSLTDADRRKAARVIGQRANELARLVDRLLSSATDFGPGAETPPAALDLVEALRSAVAGLPTELRQRIVLDLPAGLPPALGDRADLATVLTELTTNADKYSPPGSPIGISADADEHTVAFRVVDQGIGIRPEHVERAFERFWQGESGDRRRYPGAGLGLYLVRRIVERRNGWVSLRPGAGGGTVAEVRLPRG from the coding sequence ATGCCGGAGCGACCCGACTACGCCGCTCTCGTCGCCGGCCACACCGTCGTCGTCGAGAGGATCAACTCGGGCGATTCCGGGCTGCCCGTGCTCACCCAACTGCTCCGGGTGGCCCAACCCGCCCTGGGCGCGGCGGGAATGGCGTTCGTGGAGTTCACCCCGAACGGTGGGCGGGTGATCGCCGCGACCGGCGCGGCAGAGTGGGCGATCGGTCGTCCGCTGCCCCTCTCCGACCCGGCCACCGCCTTCCTCATGCAGGGACCCCGGGTGCAGCGGGTCCGGGCCGACCGGTTCACCGGCAACCTCGCCGAGGAACTGGCCCGCCGGGGACTCTGCTGGTTGGTCGCGGCGCGTGCCGAGATCGGCGGCCGGGCGGTCGGCAGCCTGCACGCCCTGCATCCGACGTCGGACGGGGAGGCCACCGGCGAGAGCGCGGTGATCGGCTACCTCGCCACCTGCATCGCGCACATGTACGGCGACCAGACCGGGCTGCCGGTGCACGGCGACGGGCCGGTGGTGGCCGCGCTCGCCGACGGGCTGGCCGTGGTCGACGGCGACGGCTACGTGCGGCTGTGGAATCCGGCCGCCGCACAGGTGACCGGCCGCAGCACCGGGCAGGCCCTCGGCCAGCCGTTGCCGTTCCCGCTGCCACCGCCCGGGCAGGTGCTCGACCACCGGCTGCCGGACGGGCGCTGGCTCCGGATCACCTCCGGTGAGCTGCCCGGGCCGGGGGCCCTGCGGGTGGCGACCTTCCGCGACGTCACCGACCAGCAACACCGCGACCAGGAACGGGATCTCTTCGTCGCGGTGACCAGCCACGAGCTGCGCACCCCGGTCACCGTCATCAAGGGGTACGCGAACACCCTCACCGACCACTGGGACTCCCTCACCGACGCGGACCGCCGGAAGGCGGCCCGGGTGATCGGTCAACGGGCCAACGAGCTGGCCCGCCTGGTCGACCGGCTGCTCTCCTCCGCCACCGACTTCGGGCCGGGCGCGGAGACCCCGCCGGCCGCGCTCGACCTCGTCGAGGCGCTCCGGTCGGCGGTCGCCGGTCTCCCCACCGAGCTACGACAGCGGATCGTCCTCGACCTTCCCGCCGGCCTGCCTCCGGCGCTCGGCGACCGGGCCGACCTGGCGACCGTCCTGACCGAGCTGACCACGAACGCCGACAAGTACTCCCCGCCCGGCTCCCCGATCGGGATCAGCGCCGACGCCGACGAGCACACCGTCGCGTTCCGGGTCGTCGACCAGGGCATCGGCATCCGGCCGGAGCACGTGGAACGCGCCTTCGAGCGGTTCTGGCAGGGTGAGTCGGGGGACCGGCGACGCTATCCCGGCGCGGGGCTCGGTCTCTACCTCGTCCGCCGGATCGTGGAGCGGCGGAACGGGTGGGTATCGCTCCGACCAGGGGCGGGTGGGGGTACCGTCGCAGAGGTGCGGCTGCCGCGCGGGTGA
- a CDS encoding LCP family protein, translated as MPVQTRRRPPSRESAPAGRASASVVPPPRRGGGRGKDTTPKRKRRKDPLWARITVIVGAMLMMTSGAAIVGSKALIGQATGNISQQNLLGDAGKSDAEGGDTLEGPIDMLLLGVDARATWAADDVRADSIIVLHIPATHDQAYLISIPRDTEAQIPAFKKTGFTGATDKINAAFQYGARNGGGWAGGAQLMAQTIKKMTGVSFDGAAIINFGGFKKVIDALGSVRICVSQEVESIHMSYVDGEPMWNADAKKSGKKRTPVVHKKGCREMEGWEALDYSRQRYGLKNSDYDRQQNQQQLIKAMAKKAISDGAMTNPMKLKALLDAAGDTLILDTGRANIADLVFTMRGVTDNELTMLRTNNGTYHGNEHGREALSPLTMDMFKAVKEDRLAEFVFANPGVLSTRK; from the coding sequence ATGCCGGTTCAGACCCGCCGTCGCCCTCCGTCGCGGGAATCCGCCCCCGCAGGACGCGCTTCGGCCTCCGTCGTTCCGCCGCCCCGCCGGGGTGGCGGTCGCGGTAAGGACACCACCCCGAAGCGGAAGCGGCGCAAGGATCCGCTCTGGGCCCGGATCACCGTGATCGTCGGCGCGATGCTGATGATGACCAGCGGTGCCGCGATCGTGGGCAGCAAGGCGCTCATCGGTCAGGCCACCGGGAACATCTCCCAGCAGAACCTGCTCGGTGACGCCGGCAAGAGCGACGCCGAGGGTGGTGACACCCTCGAAGGCCCGATCGACATGCTGCTGCTCGGCGTGGACGCCCGGGCGACTTGGGCGGCCGACGACGTGCGGGCGGACAGCATCATCGTCCTGCACATTCCGGCGACCCACGACCAGGCGTACCTGATCTCGATTCCCCGGGACACCGAGGCGCAGATTCCGGCCTTCAAGAAGACGGGCTTCACCGGCGCCACCGACAAGATCAATGCCGCGTTCCAGTACGGGGCGCGCAACGGCGGCGGTTGGGCCGGGGGCGCCCAGCTGATGGCGCAGACCATCAAGAAGATGACCGGGGTGAGCTTCGACGGCGCGGCGATCATCAACTTCGGCGGGTTCAAGAAGGTGATCGACGCCCTGGGCAGCGTACGCATCTGCGTCAGCCAGGAGGTCGAGTCGATCCACATGTCGTACGTCGACGGCGAGCCGATGTGGAACGCGGACGCCAAGAAGAGCGGCAAGAAGAGGACCCCGGTGGTGCACAAGAAGGGCTGCCGGGAGATGGAGGGCTGGGAGGCCCTGGACTACTCCCGCCAGAGGTACGGCCTGAAGAACAGCGACTACGACCGCCAGCAGAACCAGCAGCAACTGATCAAGGCGATGGCGAAGAAGGCGATCAGCGACGGGGCGATGACCAACCCGATGAAGCTGAAGGCACTGCTGGACGCCGCCGGAGACACGCTGATCCTGGACACCGGCCGGGCGAACATTGCGGACCTGGTCTTCACCATGCGCGGGGTCACCGACAACGAGCTGACCATGTTGCGGACGAACAACGGCACCTACCACGGCAACGAGCACGGCCGTGAGGCACTCAGCCCGTTGACCATGGACATGTTCAAGGCGGTCAAGGAGGACCGGCTCGCCGAGTTCGTCTTCGCGAACCCGGGCGTCCTCTCCACCCGGAAGTGA
- a CDS encoding glycerophosphodiester phosphodiesterase, which translates to MSGPLVFAHRGSSAALPEHTLAAYLRALEEGADGLECDVRLTRDGHLVCVHDRRLDRTSNGRGRVSTRTLAELDALDFGSWHPGCGPLDADEPVDPARTRLLTLERLLDAVREAGRPVRLLVETKHPTRYGGNVERRLVEMLRRYGLTEPGPDDPVRVTVMSFSPLAVRRTRELAPALPTVLLLDTLPGWLRPGRLPFGTRIAGPGIALVRARPRLVPALRSAGHQVYVWTVNEPDDLDLVLSAGVDGIITDRPALALARRG; encoded by the coding sequence ATGAGCGGGCCACTGGTCTTCGCCCACCGCGGTTCCTCCGCCGCGCTGCCCGAGCACACCCTCGCGGCGTACCTGCGGGCACTCGAAGAGGGCGCCGACGGACTGGAGTGCGACGTCCGACTGACCCGGGACGGACACCTGGTCTGCGTGCACGACCGGCGATTGGACCGGACGAGCAACGGGCGGGGCCGGGTCAGCACGCGTACCCTCGCCGAGTTGGACGCGCTGGACTTCGGCTCGTGGCACCCGGGCTGCGGGCCGCTCGACGCCGACGAACCGGTCGACCCCGCGCGGACCCGGCTGCTCACCCTGGAGCGGCTGCTCGACGCGGTACGCGAAGCCGGTCGACCCGTCCGGTTGCTGGTCGAGACCAAGCACCCCACCCGGTACGGCGGGAACGTCGAACGGCGGCTGGTCGAGATGCTGCGCCGGTACGGCCTCACCGAGCCCGGACCGGACGACCCGGTACGGGTCACCGTGATGTCGTTCTCGCCGCTGGCGGTGCGGCGTACCCGGGAACTCGCCCCGGCGCTGCCGACCGTGCTGCTGCTGGACACGTTGCCGGGCTGGCTGCGACCGGGCAGGCTGCCCTTCGGCACCCGGATCGCCGGGCCGGGCATCGCCCTGGTCCGGGCCCGGCCACGGCTCGTCCCGGCGCTGCGGTCCGCCGGCCACCAGGTGTACGTCTGGACGGTCAACGAGCCGGACGACCTCGACCTGGTCCTCTCGGCCGGGGTGGACGGCATCATCACCGACCGACCGGCCCTGGCCCTGGCCCGACGTGGCTGA
- a CDS encoding DUF5926 family protein, whose translation MSKRRKNQRAAEDTPKREKVRDIFVPRPFEGLSDEPEWIALRELVPAASAPLRLAPALVEEYGDRPVTLATVLPMATPAMTKPDGRIFIGLQRHLQSGDVSRDLAEALLCALRTEPGRSVPVPPLPGPGPRLQDVLVDGPLDVTMHDGFEFWLDPGAGDDPNVQASLERANAAVYPTVKLTAARAAYWCQVPEKAHVRWVLPNDEDAALDTLARLGSAGTLTLGEQTRFAGMFRAHGRLVPVWDLPDEPPAAEWEEPLAQFAKRYAEALADPTPLDAAGRRARQGLLGRQLTLR comes from the coding sequence GTGAGCAAGCGTCGAAAGAACCAGCGGGCCGCCGAAGACACCCCGAAGCGGGAGAAGGTGCGGGACATCTTCGTCCCCCGCCCCTTCGAGGGACTGAGCGACGAGCCGGAGTGGATCGCCCTGCGCGAGTTGGTGCCGGCCGCGTCCGCGCCGCTGCGCCTGGCGCCCGCCCTGGTCGAGGAGTACGGCGACCGCCCGGTGACCCTGGCGACGGTGCTGCCGATGGCCACCCCGGCCATGACCAAGCCCGACGGGCGGATCTTCATCGGGCTCCAGCGGCACCTCCAGTCCGGCGACGTCTCCCGTGACCTGGCGGAGGCGCTGCTCTGCGCGCTGCGTACCGAGCCGGGCCGGTCGGTGCCGGTGCCCCCGCTGCCCGGCCCGGGTCCCCGTCTCCAGGACGTCCTGGTCGACGGGCCGCTCGACGTCACCATGCACGACGGGTTCGAGTTCTGGCTGGACCCCGGGGCGGGCGACGACCCGAACGTGCAGGCGTCGTTGGAGCGTGCCAACGCGGCGGTCTATCCGACCGTCAAGCTCACCGCCGCCCGCGCCGCCTACTGGTGCCAGGTGCCGGAAAAGGCGCACGTGCGGTGGGTCCTCCCGAACGACGAGGACGCTGCCCTGGACACGTTGGCGCGGCTCGGGTCCGCCGGCACGCTGACGCTGGGCGAGCAGACCCGCTTCGCCGGGATGTTCCGGGCGCACGGCCGGCTGGTGCCGGTCTGGGACCTGCCCGACGAGCCGCCCGCCGCCGAGTGGGAGGAGCCGCTCGCGCAGTTCGCCAAGCGGTACGCCGAGGCGCTCGCGGACCCGACCCCGCTCGACGCGGCCGGCCGCCGCGCCCGTCAGGGCCTTCTCGGCCGTCAGCTGACGCTCCGCTGA